In Paenibacillus sonchi, a single genomic region encodes these proteins:
- a CDS encoding DeoR/GlpR family DNA-binding transcription regulator: MLAAERRKKIIDLVHQDKRVLVSDLSRMFEVTEETIRRDLEKLEKDGILSRTYGGAMLNRHTNEDLPFVTRNALNTDMKRNIALKALDLINDGDTLMVDPSSTAFEFLKLLGNKNNLTVITNSINILHEFASSGMNIISSGGSLRHRSLSLVGPVAHDTIRRYNVDTAVISCKGIDMERGVTDSNEPECELKKYMLRQAQKVVLLADHTKFDKTAFTRLVELSSIDVLITDRRPAESWLTRLAEENIEVLY, translated from the coding sequence ATGCTTGCAGCCGAACGACGCAAAAAAATCATAGATCTTGTGCATCAGGACAAAAGGGTGCTCGTCTCCGATCTCAGCCGGATGTTCGAGGTAACCGAAGAAACGATCCGGCGGGATCTGGAAAAGCTGGAGAAGGACGGCATTCTAAGCCGGACTTACGGCGGGGCGATGCTGAACAGGCATACCAATGAGGATTTGCCCTTTGTGACGCGCAATGCGCTTAACACTGATATGAAACGCAATATTGCGCTTAAGGCGCTGGATCTGATTAACGATGGAGACACCCTGATGGTGGACCCCAGCTCTACTGCCTTTGAGTTTCTAAAGCTGCTGGGCAACAAAAACAATCTGACTGTAATCACAAATTCAATTAATATTCTGCATGAGTTCGCCAGCTCAGGTATGAATATCATATCCTCCGGCGGTTCGCTGCGCCACCGTTCGCTGTCACTGGTCGGGCCGGTCGCCCATGATACCATCCGGCGCTACAACGTGGACACCGCAGTCATCAGCTGCAAAGGCATTGATATGGAGCGGGGAGTTACGGATTCCAACGAGCCGGAATGCGAGCTGAAGAAGTACATGCTGCGCCAGGCCCAGAAGGTTGTGCTTCTCGCCGACCATACCAAGTTCGACAAAACAGCGTTCACCAGGCTGGTGGAGCTTAGCAGCATTGACGTGCTCATTACGGACCGCCGGCCTGCGGAATCCTGGCTGACACGGCTGGCTGAAGAAAATATCGAGGTATTGTACTAA